The following proteins are encoded in a genomic region of Arcobacter cloacae:
- the prfB gene encoding peptide chain release factor 2 yields the protein MDAYEYSELLKLLNTKLNNIKGILKPDDLNKRLKEIEEDEASQDFWNNVENATKIGIEKNRILGKLAKFNKANDSLKGTNELYEMANDEKDEETLEMLYDEAEELEKLIKSTEISVMLSNPDDASNAIVSIHPGAGGTESQDWASILYRMYLRWAERNDFKVEILDYQAGDEAGIKDVSFIIKGENAYGYMKAENGIHRLVRISPFDSNAKRHTSFSSVMVSPEIDDNINIVIEDKDIRIDTYRASGAGGQHVNKTESAIRITHIPTGIVVQCQNDRSQHKNKDSAFKMLKSRLYEFELEKQQATKDGVEKSDNGWGHQIRSYVLQPYQQVKDSRSNIGYSNVDAILDGDITKIIEDVLIATAK from the coding sequence ATGGACGCATACGAATACTCAGAACTATTAAAACTTCTAAATACTAAACTAAACAATATCAAAGGTATACTAAAACCTGATGATTTAAATAAAAGACTAAAAGAAATCGAAGAAGATGAAGCTTCTCAAGACTTTTGGAATAATGTAGAAAATGCTACAAAAATTGGTATTGAAAAAAATAGAATTTTAGGTAAATTAGCCAAATTTAATAAAGCAAATGACTCTTTAAAAGGGACAAATGAACTATATGAAATGGCAAATGATGAAAAAGATGAAGAGACTTTAGAGATGCTTTATGATGAAGCAGAAGAGTTAGAAAAACTTATCAAATCAACTGAAATTTCTGTGATGCTTTCTAATCCTGATGATGCTTCAAATGCAATTGTTTCTATTCATCCAGGAGCTGGAGGAACAGAATCACAAGATTGGGCAAGTATTCTTTATAGAATGTATTTAAGATGGGCGGAGAGAAATGATTTTAAAGTTGAAATTTTAGATTATCAAGCAGGTGATGAAGCTGGGATAAAAGATGTTTCATTTATCATAAAAGGTGAAAATGCTTATGGTTATATGAAAGCTGAAAATGGTATTCACAGACTTGTAAGAATCTCTCCATTTGACTCAAACGCAAAAAGACACACATCTTTTTCATCTGTTATGGTAAGTCCTGAAATTGATGATAATATTAACATTGTGATTGAAGATAAAGATATTAGAATTGATACATATAGAGCAAGTGGAGCTGGTGGACAACACGTAAATAAAACAGAATCAGCTATTAGAATCACTCACATTCCAACTGGAATTGTCGTTCAATGCCAAAATGATAGATCTCAACATAAAAATAAAGATAGTGCATTTAAAATGTTAAAATCAAGACTTTATGAATTTGAGCTTGAAAAACAACAAGCAACAAAAGATGGTGTTGAAAAGAGTGATAATGGATGGGGACATCAAATTAGATCTTACGTACTACAACCATATCAACAAGTAAAAGATAGTAGAAGTAATATTGGTTATTCAAATGTTGATGCTATTTTAGACGGAGATATCACAAAAATCATAGAAGATGTTTTAATAGCAACTGCTAAATAG
- the plsY gene encoding glycerol-3-phosphate 1-O-acyltransferase PlsY: MDFFSNTNVLFFIAAYLIGSIPFGSILAKTFAGVDIKTQGSKSIGATNVLRVVKETNPKLAKKLGIATVLLDALKGTVVLLAGLYYGVSDSTLWAIAVLAVLGHCYSIYLGLEGGKGVATGLGVYIVLIPIPTIIGAVFWIVCAKVLKISSLSSLLGLLAVIVSATFLNDGLNIGSNVPMYLIAFIIFYKHIPNIVRIIKGEEKKVI; this comes from the coding sequence ATGGATTTTTTCTCAAATACAAACGTTTTATTTTTTATTGCAGCTTATCTAATAGGCTCTATTCCTTTTGGTTCTATCTTAGCAAAAACTTTCGCAGGTGTTGATATAAAAACACAAGGAAGCAAAAGCATCGGAGCTACAAATGTTTTAAGAGTAGTAAAAGAGACAAACCCAAAACTTGCAAAAAAACTAGGAATTGCTACAGTTTTACTAGATGCATTAAAAGGAACAGTTGTATTACTTGCAGGTTTATATTATGGAGTTAGTGATTCTACACTTTGGGCTATTGCTGTTCTTGCTGTTTTAGGGCATTGTTATTCTATATATTTAGGTCTTGAAGGTGGAAAAGGTGTTGCTACAGGACTTGGTGTTTATATAGTTCTTATTCCAATTCCTACAATCATCGGTGCTGTTTTTTGGATAGTTTGTGCAAAAGTTTTAAAAATCTCATCTTTATCTTCACTTTTAGGACTTTTAGCTGTAATTGTAAGTGCAACATTTTTAAATGATGGCTTAAATATAGGCTCAAATGTTCCTATGTATCTAATAGCATTTATCATCTTTTACAAACATATTCCAAATATAGTAAGAATCATAAAAGGTGAGGAGAAAAAAGTTATATGA
- the nadA gene encoding quinolinate synthase NadA — protein sequence MNLKEEILKLKEELDVTLVAHFYQRDEVFELADITGDSLELAKKVMLTDSKFVVFCGVGFMGESVKVMSPQKRVLMPKIACCAMARMIDEGYYEQNLKKINEAGIPSENILPITYINSSAAVKAKVGEMGGMVCTSSNAYKIIEKGLQSGKKIFFVPDRCLGQNFAKSLNLKSAVVGDGSDLKEADIICYNGFCSVHQQFTVEDVEFYRNKFPDILIAVHPECDPSVCDVADFVGSTSQLITYIKGLDENQKVAVGTEFNMVNRLRTKNTYILSSTKPECPTMNETTLEDVYKTLKSIKDDNISKENEIFVSDETAKWAKVALERMFEV from the coding sequence TTGAATTTAAAAGAAGAGATATTAAAACTAAAAGAAGAGTTAGATGTTACTTTAGTAGCACACTTTTATCAAAGAGATGAAGTTTTTGAGTTAGCTGATATTACTGGGGATTCATTGGAATTGGCAAAAAAAGTGATGTTGACTGATTCAAAATTTGTTGTTTTTTGTGGAGTTGGTTTTATGGGTGAAAGCGTAAAAGTTATGAGTCCACAAAAAAGAGTTTTGATGCCAAAAATCGCTTGTTGTGCAATGGCAAGAATGATTGATGAGGGATATTATGAGCAAAATCTAAAAAAGATAAATGAAGCAGGAATTCCTAGTGAAAATATCTTACCAATTACATATATAAACTCAAGTGCAGCAGTAAAAGCAAAAGTTGGAGAAATGGGTGGTATGGTTTGTACATCTTCAAATGCTTATAAAATTATAGAAAAAGGTTTACAATCAGGTAAAAAAATATTTTTTGTGCCTGATAGATGTTTGGGGCAAAATTTTGCAAAATCATTAAATCTAAAATCTGCTGTTGTTGGTGATGGAAGTGATTTAAAAGAGGCTGATATTATCTGTTATAACGGTTTTTGTTCAGTTCATCAACAATTTACTGTAGAAGATGTGGAGTTTTATAGAAATAAATTCCCTGATATTTTAATTGCTGTTCATCCTGAGTGTGACCCTAGTGTTTGTGATGTTGCTGATTTTGTTGGTTCGACTTCACAATTAATAACATATATAAAAGGTTTGGATGAAAATCAAAAAGTAGCAGTTGGAACAGAGTTTAATATGGTAAATAGATTAAGAACAAAAAATACATATATTTTAAGTTCTACAAAACCTGAATGTCCAACTATGAATGAAACAACACTTGAAGATGTTTATAAAACTTTGAAATCTATAAAAGATGATAATATTTCAAAAGAGAATGAAATTTTTGTAAGTGATGAAACTGCAAAGTGGGCTAAAGTAGCATTAGAAAGGATGTTTGAAGTATGA
- a CDS encoding type II toxin-antitoxin system VapC family toxin, with protein sequence MNGINNQYLIDSNIIIYHLNGEEIATNFLRENILNCFISRITFIEVLSFNFSINEKNDVINLLNTFTIIDTNEDISLQCLKNREIKKIKLPDNLIASTAQINNLILVTRNIKDFENLDIKVVNIF encoded by the coding sequence ATGAATGGAATAAATAATCAATATTTAATTGATTCTAATATCATAATATATCACTTAAATGGTGAAGAAATTGCAACAAATTTTTTAAGGGAAAATATTTTAAATTGTTTTATATCAAGAATAACATTTATTGAAGTATTATCTTTTAATTTTTCAATAAATGAAAAAAATGATGTTATTAATCTATTAAATACATTCACAATTATAGATACAAATGAAGATATATCATTGCAATGTTTAAAAAACAGAGAAATAAAAAAGATTAAATTACCCGATAATCTTATAGCATCAACTGCTCAAATCAACAATCTAATATTAGTTACAAGAAATATAAAAGATTTTGAGAATTTGGATATAAAAGTAGTTAATATTTTTTAA
- a CDS encoding c-type cytochrome, whose translation MKKAILSTILLFGTTSIFAQTTMCFKENHSSMSTIETTALNGGACDGKYSINDMKKKGWIVDDIKISQSANGMNFIYILKTPTSATPVITGNVSANSEEMEARILAKLEEKKVAQEKAKVEEELKEAAIDAQNLYINKCQSCHGTNGETSKSGSRALKDLTVEQMEESIKDYKLGRIDRMSATTTAPIHTNNLDTKTIKGIHHYLNNLNNK comes from the coding sequence TTGAAAAAAGCAATTCTTTCAACTATTTTATTATTTGGAACTACATCTATTTTTGCTCAAACTACTATGTGTTTCAAAGAAAATCACTCATCTATGAGCACTATTGAAACTACAGCTTTAAACGGTGGGGCATGTGATGGGAAATATTCTATAAATGATATGAAGAAAAAAGGTTGGATTGTTGATGATATCAAAATCTCTCAATCTGCAAATGGTATGAACTTTATCTATATTTTAAAAACTCCTACATCAGCAACTCCTGTTATTACTGGAAATGTATCAGCAAATAGTGAAGAGATGGAAGCTAGAATTTTAGCAAAATTAGAAGAGAAAAAAGTAGCACAAGAAAAAGCAAAAGTTGAAGAAGAGTTAAAAGAAGCAGCTATTGATGCACAAAATCTTTATATTAACAAATGTCAATCTTGCCACGGAACAAATGGTGAAACATCAAAATCAGGTTCAAGAGCATTAAAAGATTTAACAGTTGAACAAATGGAAGAATCAATCAAAGATTACAAACTTGGAAGAATAGACAGAATGAGTGCTACAACAACTGCACCAATTCATACAAATAACCTTGATACAAAAACTATCAAAGGTATTCATCATTATTTAAATAATTTAAATAATAAATAA
- a CDS encoding PD-(D/E)XK nuclease family protein, translating to MQFKKKLLVFPTSRVIRELISKQKGENTLLPSTLTIDEFFKKSITLSNLKYCEEEQRVLFLNEAIKNIDIKKLGISDNFTKFLKQSDYIYRFFLELSSEKVEISQIQDVDTYDFYLEHLQILQSIKTNYINILEKNSYVDRININNHYKINEDFLKKFNEIELNFEGYFTKIEFDMIRKISELIDFKIVFYSNSYNQKSLEVFEDLKLEIKLDFKYKLDLTNKKILEETPIINRLEFLETKGFSSRLNQIAYIKSSIQICINKGINPSKIALVLPDESFASYIELFDDEKYFNYAMGKSIKNTNLYQIANAIYLYLSEAEIKNVSNLEFLKIDKKFVDEKIKYLWNKVVSKENFSFITDFIKSKESNIELIQKYDELLYKLNIILFSRQNNILLKDVYKIFLQKLVKLTLDDVNSGKITVLGLLETRALEFDAVIICDFNESFIPKISIKDKFLSTKLKQLANLPTQFDRENLQKYYYKRLVNSSKNVFISYVNSDTSQISRFANELFEKRIITDTNDNFYKHILYDNHKISYFEQEIIEKIDLTKFTWSATSFKIFLQCKRKFYLQYILKIKEHSISLKPKAYELGEIIHAILEDFYTLDNDLEDLNFEKIEQLFAKYKSTNPFLILDLEIWKKKLYDFYILDKERLKNRKIVALEKNFECLFNGIKIKGVIDRIDKYEDSYELIDYKTSSTLSVDTLKNYEKSDDFQLEFYYIAMNQFFQTNNIKAYYYNLNETSLIKEEALYEKLDLLSLKFDELKEISKDEISFSKCEDKSNCIYCSYKTICNRE from the coding sequence ATGCAATTTAAAAAAAAACTTTTAGTTTTTCCTACTTCAAGAGTAATAAGAGAACTAATTTCTAAGCAAAAGGGTGAAAATACTCTTTTGCCTTCTACTTTAACTATTGATGAATTTTTCAAAAAATCCATAACATTATCTAATTTAAAATATTGTGAAGAAGAACAGAGAGTTCTTTTTTTAAATGAGGCAATAAAAAATATAGATATAAAAAAACTTGGTATTTCTGATAATTTTACAAAATTTCTAAAACAAAGTGATTATATATATAGATTTTTTTTAGAGTTATCTAGTGAAAAAGTTGAAATATCTCAGATACAAGATGTGGATACTTATGATTTTTATTTAGAGCATTTGCAAATACTTCAATCAATAAAAACTAATTATATAAATATTTTGGAAAAAAATAGTTATGTTGATAGAATAAACATAAATAACCATTATAAAATAAATGAAGATTTTTTGAAAAAATTCAATGAAATAGAGTTGAATTTTGAAGGTTATTTTACAAAAATAGAGTTTGATATGATTAGAAAAATATCAGAACTAATAGATTTTAAAATTGTTTTTTATTCAAATTCTTATAATCAAAAATCATTAGAAGTATTTGAAGATTTAAAATTAGAGATAAAACTAGATTTTAAATACAAATTAGATTTGACTAATAAAAAGATTTTAGAAGAAACACCTATAATAAATAGATTAGAATTTTTAGAAACAAAGGGATTTTCTTCAAGATTAAATCAAATTGCATATATAAAATCATCTATACAAATATGTATAAATAAGGGTATAAATCCTTCAAAAATAGCATTAGTATTACCTGATGAAAGTTTTGCTTCATATATTGAGTTATTTGATGATGAGAAATATTTTAACTACGCTATGGGGAAAAGTATAAAAAATACAAATCTTTATCAAATTGCAAATGCAATATATTTGTATTTAAGTGAAGCTGAAATAAAAAATGTATCAAATTTAGAGTTTTTGAAAATTGATAAAAAATTTGTCGATGAAAAAATAAAATATTTATGGAATAAGGTTGTATCAAAAGAAAATTTTTCATTTATTACTGATTTTATAAAATCAAAAGAGTCAAATATAGAACTTATACAAAAGTATGATGAACTTTTATATAAGTTAAATATTATTCTTTTTTCAAGACAAAATAATATTTTATTAAAAGATGTATATAAAATATTTTTACAAAAATTAGTAAAATTAACTTTAGATGATGTAAATTCTGGAAAGATTACAGTTTTGGGTTTATTAGAGACAAGGGCTTTAGAGTTTGATGCTGTAATTATTTGTGATTTTAATGAATCATTTATTCCAAAAATTTCAATAAAAGATAAATTTTTATCAACAAAACTAAAACAATTAGCAAACTTACCTACACAGTTTGATAGGGAAAATTTACAAAAGTATTATTATAAAAGATTGGTAAATTCATCTAAAAATGTTTTTATATCATATGTTAATTCTGATACAAGTCAGATTTCAAGATTTGCAAATGAACTTTTTGAAAAACGAATTATTACAGATACAAATGACAATTTTTACAAACATATTTTATATGATAATCATAAAATATCCTATTTTGAACAAGAGATTATAGAAAAAATTGATTTAACAAAATTTACATGGTCAGCCACTTCTTTTAAGATATTTCTTCAATGTAAAAGAAAGTTTTATTTACAGTATATTTTAAAAATTAAAGAACATTCAATATCTTTAAAACCAAAAGCTTACGAGTTGGGTGAAATAATACATGCGATTTTAGAAGATTTTTATACTTTAGATAATGATTTAGAAGATTTAAATTTTGAAAAAATCGAGCAATTATTTGCAAAATACAAAAGTACAAATCCTTTTTTGATTTTAGATTTAGAAATTTGGAAAAAGAAACTTTATGATTTTTATATATTAGATAAAGAACGATTGAAAAATAGAAAAATTGTTGCATTAGAAAAAAACTTTGAGTGTTTATTTAATGGAATTAAGATAAAAGGTGTAATTGATAGAATTGATAAATATGAGGATAGTTATGAACTTATTGATTACAAGACTTCATCAACTCTAAGTGTTGATACTTTAAAGAATTATGAAAAAAGTGATGATTTTCAACTAGAGTTTTATTATATTGCTATGAATCAATTTTTTCAAACAAATAATATAAAAGCCTATTATTATAATTTAAATGAAACATCTTTAATCAAAGAAGAGGCACTATATGAAAAACTTGATTTATTGAGTCTAAAGTTTGATGAATTAAAAGAGATTTCAAAAGATGAAATCTCTTTTTCTAAATGTGAAGATAAATCAAATTGTATTTATTGTAGTTATAAAACTATTTGTAATAGGGAATAA
- a CDS encoding dihydroneopterin aldolase — translation MKIEISNLTFKCIIGILDFERIKKQKVVINLSFEYNFSNDDFINYATVAELVEKTMKKEKFLLLEDAILHLETLLNNSYNISNLKIKISKPNILKNCVVSLEN, via the coding sequence ATGAAGATAGAAATATCAAATTTAACTTTTAAATGTATCATTGGAATACTAGATTTTGAGCGAATCAAAAAACAAAAAGTAGTTATAAATCTATCATTTGAATACAACTTTTCAAATGATGATTTTATAAACTATGCAACTGTGGCAGAACTAGTAGAAAAAACTATGAAAAAAGAGAAGTTTTTACTCCTTGAAGATGCTATTTTACACTTAGAAACTCTTTTAAATAATAGTTACAACATAAGCAACCTAAAAATCAAAATCTCAAAACCAAATATTTTAAAAAACTGTGTAGTAAGTCTAGAAAATTAA
- a CDS encoding major outer membrane protein gives MKKIAKLSLVAAVAVAGFSTANAQPLEEAIKNVEVSGSVVYRYNDENNDTAVDKNSDTNNNYKVALNLSSKVNEDVKFNSRFVIAKPNGSDSDFAKLNTQTEADANPEVRLSHAYFGYTGIANTTVNVGKQGLTTPWTVAIDSDGGEQNGTGILALSTVGPVTLAAAYFNQTNLDTTAAKGLLVTGNVGANDIVTVGAIADLDVVTLDAWYLDLAETFDSYTIGAKADLDLSGIKLGVDARYASLSLDDRAQVVSGLKEDNSIAKIALTAKAGIVNGKLAYAMTDKDGGLTALDNDANTTLLGWNLNANGKADADYWQAVVGVDVLSNLNLSANYGNIEYKEGTDKVEGEEIYAQLTYKMSKNLSTYVRYGLLTIDETSAAGVKNEITDGTVGRLQVEYTF, from the coding sequence ATGAAAAAAATCGCAAAATTAAGTTTAGTAGCTGCTGTTGCAGTAGCTGGTTTCTCAACTGCTAATGCTCAACCATTAGAAGAAGCAATCAAAAATGTAGAAGTATCTGGATCTGTTGTTTACAGATATAATGATGAAAATAACGATACTGCTGTTGATAAAAATTCAGATACAAACAACAATTATAAAGTTGCTTTAAATCTTTCTTCAAAAGTAAATGAAGATGTAAAATTTAATTCTAGATTTGTAATAGCTAAACCAAACGGTTCTGATTCAGATTTTGCAAAATTAAATACGCAAACTGAAGCTGATGCAAATCCTGAAGTAAGATTATCTCATGCATATTTTGGTTATACTGGAATTGCAAATACTACTGTTAATGTTGGTAAACAAGGTTTAACAACTCCATGGACTGTAGCTATTGACTCTGACGGTGGAGAGCAAAATGGTACTGGTATCTTAGCTCTTTCAACAGTAGGACCTGTAACTTTAGCTGCAGCTTATTTCAACCAAACTAATTTAGATACTACGGCTGCAAAAGGTCTTCTAGTTACTGGTAATGTTGGTGCAAATGATATTGTGACTGTTGGGGCTATTGCTGATTTAGATGTTGTTACTTTAGATGCTTGGTACTTAGACTTAGCTGAGACTTTTGATTCTTATACAATTGGTGCAAAAGCTGACTTAGATTTATCAGGAATTAAATTAGGTGTTGATGCAAGATATGCTTCTTTATCTTTAGATGATAGAGCACAAGTTGTATCTGGATTAAAAGAAGACAATTCTATTGCTAAAATTGCATTAACTGCAAAAGCAGGTATCGTAAATGGTAAATTAGCTTATGCTATGACTGATAAAGATGGTGGATTAACAGCATTAGACAATGATGCTAACACAACTTTATTAGGTTGGAATTTAAATGCTAATGGTAAAGCTGATGCTGATTATTGGCAAGCTGTTGTTGGTGTAGATGTGTTATCTAACTTAAATTTATCAGCTAATTATGGAAATATTGAATATAAAGAAGGAACTGATAAAGTAGAAGGAGAAGAAATTTATGCACAATTAACATACAAAATGAGCAAAAACTTATCTACTTATGTTAGATATGGTTTATTAACTATTGATGAAACTTCTGCTGCTGGTGTAAAAAATGAAATTACAGATGGAACAGTTGGAAGATTACAAGTTGAATATACATTCTAA